GTGACCGTCTACGGCCACATGGACGAGATCCTGGTGGAGCCGGGGCAGTACGTGGAGGCCGGCGAGACGATCGCGCTGCTGGGCAACCGGGGGCAGTCGACCGGTCCGCACCTGCACTTCGAGGTGCACCAGGGCGGGATGAACGGCCAGCGGATCGACCCGGTGGACTGGCTCGCCGAGCGCGGCGTCGAGATCTGAGCACGGTCCCCGGCGGCGCGACGCGCGGCCACCCCGCCGCAGTGGCGGCCGGCCGGCGATGTACAGTTCTCCCTGGCTCGAGCGAGACCGGGCCGAGGCACGGGGCTGTGGCGCAGCTGGTAGCGCACCACACTGGCAGTGTGGGGGTCAGGGGTTCGAGTCCCCTCAGCTCCACCCGTGTGACCAGGCCGTTCCCCCTTTGGGGGAGCGGCCTGAGTCGTCTCTGGTGCCAGCGTGGTGGCCACTGGAGCACTTCCGGTTCCAGATCAGTCCCACAGGGCGCTTCCCATGCGGTCTGCCGCGTCGCGGCCGAGGGCGGGCATTACGTGGCTGTAGGTGTCCGTGGTGGTTCGCATCTGTGCGTGGCCGAGCACCTCCATGACGACTCGGGGGTGCACGCCCTCGGACAGCAGCAGGGTCGCTGCGGTGTGCCGCCCGTCGTGCAGTCGGACCTCGCGCACGCCCGCCTGGCGCAGGAGGGCCTTCCAGGCACGCCAGTCCGACTTGCGCTCGATCGGCCGGCCGTTGGGCTGGGCGAAGACCAGGTCGTGATCCTCCCAGAGGGGACCGGCGGCGATGCGCTCCTCGAGCTGGGCCGCCCTCTGCGCCTTCAACGCATCGACGAGTTGTGCCGGCAGCGCCAGGTTCCGGCGGCTGCGGTCGGCCTTGGGCTCCTCATAGACCAGGCCTTGCCCGCTGACCCGGTGCAGGCCGCGCCGAACGCTGAGCGTGCCGTTGTCCAGGTCGACGTCGCTCCACCGCAGGGCGAGCGCTTCGGACTGACGCAGCCCGACGGCCAGCGCCACGGTCCACCGGGCGGCGTTGCGGTGCGTCTGCGCGGCGGCCATCACCTTCCTGGCCTCCTGCGCGCTCAGCGGCAGGGCGGTCTCCGGCCGCTTGACCGTGGGCGGATCGACGAGGGTGGCGACGTTGCGGGCGACCTTGGCGCGCTGCGAGGCGACGCGTAGAGCGCGGGAGAGCACCCGGTGGGCGCGGAGGATCGAGGCCGGGCTCAACCCCTTGTCAGAGAGCGCGCCGTAGAGGCGTTCCAGGTGTTCCGGTTGCAGCCGGTCGAGCCGGTGGTGCCCGATGCCTGGGCGGAGGTGCAGCCGCACGGTGCTGCGATAGCTCTCCAGAGTCCGCGCGCGGACCTTCCGGGCCGCGATGTTGTCCAGCCAGTGGTCCAACCACTCACCAACCGTGGGTGCACGGCCGGCTGCGTCGACCACACCGGCGTCCCGTTTGGCCTCGATGGCGCGGACCTTGGCCACCACATCGGCGCGCTTGGCGCCCGAGACGTGGCGTCGATCGCGCCGCCCGTTCTCCTTCTTGCCCATCGACACGAAGCCGTGCCACCGACCGTCCTCGTCCCGGTAGATGGAGGACTCGCCGCTGGCGCGCTTCTTATTCCCTGCCGTCCGACGCCGCGGAGTCGTGCTGTCTCGTTCCTCGGCGTCCCTCATCGATCGCTCCCTGCGTCGCTGGTCCAGATCGGCGTCGAGTGTCGCGGTGCGCGCTGATCTCAGGTGCTGGGAATCCACAGGTCAGGCTCGTTCCACCGAATCGGAGGTGAGCTCGAACAAGCCGCGTTGGTTCGTGCTGGTTCGCCGGGGTCGGCGCGGTCGAGCCAGAACACTCGGGGGAGGAGTTCTCAGCCGACGGACGTAGCGCTCAAGCTCGGCCCGGGAGATCCGGCAGCTGCGGCCGATGTGCACCGGGCGCAGGTCGCCAGCCTTCATCAGGGCGTAGATCGTGGTGCGGCCGATGCGGAGCACTTGCGCCGCCTCTTCTGGCGTCAGTAGCAACGGCTCGCTGGTCGGGCCGTCCTGCAAGCGCTGTGGGTCTGCCATGTCGTCCTCCTGGTGCGGCGTCTGTCCGGACACGCCGTCGTTCGGCGCGGCACGCCTACCGGAGAAGGCGCCGTTTTGGTCCGATTGGTGACAGTGCCGCGGCAATCTCCTGTACTTCTCCGGTTCTCCTCCTGCGCCAAGGGCTGTGAGCTCCGTGCGGCCGCCGACGTGGGCGACGGCAGCGGGACGGCCCTGGGGTGACGTGGCGTGACAGGTGACCGAGCGGTGTCACCCCGCAGGACGGTGGGACGTCACCCCGGTCCATGGCAGGAGGATCGGCGCCTGCTCGGGCGCGGTCGTGGCGCCATCGGCTGCTGATCTCCAGCACGGGGTCGAGCCTGCCGGCGAGACCGTGGTGGCCTGGGCAGCGGACACACCCGTCGCCGAGCGTCCGGACGAGCTCGGGGAGCGGGTCCGCCTGCTTCGCCTGAGCCAGTTGCGGCAGGGGCGGAGCTGAATCGACGCTCCAGACCGCGTGCAGGTCGTGCCCGCTCACCGGCGATGACGGGGCACCTCGCCTCGGTCGCTCGGCTCCTCGCCTGCGACCGGCGTCTACGGGCGCGGCCGTGCGGGCGCCTGGATGGGACCGCAGCGCCGCAGGCTGACTCGCTGTCCGGGCCGCGTCGCTCACCACGGTCGCCAGCCGAGCGAGGGCTTCTGCTGAGCCTCGTGCTGCTGCCTCCCGATCCCGTCCGCCGAACTGCGCAACAAGACCACGAGCCGACACACCTGGTGCATCCAGGCCGAGCGAATCCGTTGTGACGAGAAGCGCGTCAGATCTGGGCGGTTCGTTGAGCGAGAAGGCGCTGGGGTGACGTCGGTGTGCGTCGACGACCCGGACGACGCCGGTGCGATCGGTCGGCGGCTCGGTACACCGGCTCTCCGGGCCCGTGCTCCAGCGCGTCGTCTCCTGGTACTGGAGGAGGACTGGAGGTTCGCGGCTCAACGTACGTCGCGGGCGCCGGTCCGGCGGGCCCGCCAGCGGTAGGCCTCCAGCACAGGCTGCAGTGCCCGACTGAGGCCGGGCAGGTCGCGGTCGTAGATGCGGCCGTCGTCCAGCTGCCGGGTCAGCTCGCCGAGCAACGTCGGCCAGTCCCGCCGGGTCGGCTCCAGGGGGACGCGGATCTCGATCCGCCGTTCGACCACCTGCACCGCGGTTCGACCGGAGGCCGCGGCGCGGGTCTGCTCCCAGGCTCGGTGCCGGCAGGTGGCCGAGCACCACTTGGGGATCGGTCCCCGGCCGCGCGGCGTGATCGGCCCAGCACACCATCCGCAGGTCGTCGCGGCGGTGCGCCGTTCGCGCCCTGCCGCCGAAGCGCCGGCCCGGTCTGCGTCGGTGGGCCCGGTCGGTGTCTGGGCGACGTGCTGCCGCCGTTGCTGCTCACGAGCTCGGCGGCGGGCCTGGTGCTCGGGGGTTCCGCTCGTTCCCATGGCACAGAGTCCGCAGACGACCCTGCAGCAACTCGTCACCACGAGTTCGGAGACCCGGAGTGCATAAGGTGTGATAGCTCGCGATCTTGAATCCTTCTGGTGGTGTCGGCGGCGACGATGTCGCGGGCGATCGCCGTCCTGCCGGCCGACGATCCCGATCAGGCGCTGACGCCGCGCGGACGGCGGCGGCGGCCGGGCCGGCCGCTGAAGTCAACAGCCTGAGCGCCACCGAGCGCGACGAGACCGCGCGCGCCCAGTGGCACAGCGAGGTGGCCACCACCGACCCGGCCCGGCTGGTGTTCATCGATGAGTGCAGCACCCACGCCTCGATGACCCGCCGCCGCGCGAGGGCCGCGCGCGGGGTTCGGGCTCGCGGCGCGGTGCCGCGTAACCGCGGTGCGGTGACCACGTTGATCACCGGGCTGGCGCTGTCGGGGATGAGCCCGGCGATGACGGTGGAAGGCGGCACGACCGCCGCGGTGTTCGCCGCCTATCTGCAGCAGGTGCTGCTGCCCTCGCTGCGGCCCCGGCAGGTGGTGGTGGTCGACAACGTCGTGCATACCTCGCCCGCTCCGCACGAGATCGGACGGGGTCAGGCGAGGAAGGACTCCCAGCCGGTGGCCGGGGGTGTGCCCACCGGCAGGGTCTGGAGCCGGTCGAGGACGGCGGGGTCCTGCGCGTCCAACCAGGCCACCAGCTGACGGAAGGACACCAGGTGCACCTCGGGCCGGCCGGCGATGGCCCGCAGCGCGTCCTCCACCGCGTCCATGTAGATCCCGCCGTTCCACTGTTCGAAGTGGTTGCCGACGAAGAACGGCGCACGGTTGGTGGCGTAGGCCCGCTCGAAGCCGGCCAGATAGGCGTCGCGGGCCTGCTGGCGCCAGGTGGCGTACATCGCCGGGTCGCCGGTCACGTTTCCCTGGGTTTGCCGATACATGAAGTTGTAGTCCATGGCGAGCGCGCTGGCGCTCACGCCCGGGTCGGACGTCGGGAAGGGCACCGACGGCAGCGGGAAGTCCCACAGGCCGAGCTTCTTCCCGGGCCACACCTGCCGCCCCCCGGGTGAACTGGCGTCGTACTTCCACCCCAGCGCGGCCGCGGTCGGCAGCAACCCGTCCTGGCCTTCCAGGCACGGGGTGCGGCCCCCGATCAACTCGACGTCGTAGTCGAAGGGCAGCGGCGACAGGTCGCCTCGGCCGGTGGTGGTCTTCCACGTCTGCACGAACCGCTTCGCCTGGGCGATCTCGCTGGCCCAGTCCTCCGGGGACCAGAGCCGGACGCCGGACTCACCGCAGAAGTGACCGTTGAAGTGGGTGCCGATCTCGTGCCCGTCCAACCAGGCCAAGCGGACCTCCCCCATGGTGTCCAGCACCTCCTGGGTCGACAGGAAGCCGATGTCGGAGGAGCCCACCGGATGTCGCGGCGGGGCGTACTGCATCCGCTGGTCGGCCGGCAGCGCGTACACACCGCTGAGGAAGAAGGTCATCGACGCGCCGAGCTCCCGCGCCAGCGTCCGGAACCGGGGGAACAGGCCAGTGGACAGGTTGGCCGCACCGTCCCAGGAGAAGACCACGAACTGGGGCGGACGCTCGCCGGGCACCAGCCGCCGCGGAACCGGCTGGTGAGGCTGCGGGCCGGTGTCGGCCGTGGACCCGTCGCCGATCAGCCGCACATCGGGTGTTGGGACCGGCGCGGGGTCAGGAGGCGGGATGGTCGATGGGGTGGCGGGCGGGGACGTCGTCGACGCCGACACCGAGGCCGTGAACGAGCGGGCTGCGGCACTGCAGCCGGTGGCGGCGAGCGCGGACGCCCCCATCCAGCCGAGCAGTGCCCGGCGGCTCAGCTCCCGCACGAGTCGTCACCGGTGGCGGCCATGCGTCCCCCATCACCAAGGCTGGCGCCCTCGCCATCCCTAGCGCGGCGGCCCGACGCACGGTATCGGCCCTGACGATGTACCGAAACCCCGTTGAACCGCTCAAGACGAGGACGTAGTAGGGGCAACGGTCGCCGAGCTCGGTCACCATCCGGGCGTGCTCGCTCATGATCGCGTCCGCGCCGCACGTGCTCAGCGGCGGTGGAACAGCAGCAGTCCCCCGCCCAGGGACGACGGCCACCGCACTAGCTGGTGTCGATACTGGGCAATCCCCCGGCCGTAGTCTTGTGGGTCAGTTGCCGATGTGCTGTTGATGGGCTGGCTCGTTGTGGTCGACACCAGGCTCTCCAGCCAGAAGAGCGGTTCAACCGCACCCTGCAGACGGAGTGGGCCTACGCCACCGCCTGGACCAGCAATGACGAGCGCACCGCCGCCCTAGACAGCTGGCTGGAGCACTACAACACTGCCCGCAGCCACTCCGCCCTCGGAGGTCAACCGCCGGTCAGCCGCCTCGCCGCGTGAACAACCTGTCTGGTCACGACAGCTAGGACCGCCATGTCGGCCATGACATCAGAGAGCACTGCAAGGCAGCATTAGCTCGGGCTGCGGTGCAGTCGTGCCATCCCGGTGGTGAGGCGTCGGCCGCAGCGATACGGCGATGACTTGAGTGGGTGGAGTGCGAACGGTCGCATCCGAGGAGCGCGGGACTCGGCCATACTGGACTGATGAGTGAGCAGCCAGAGCCGCTCAGTGATTGGGCGCATCGTCAGCGGGAGCAGGCGGCCGGATTCGATGCGGTCGGCGCTCGCTATGACGAGCTGTTCCCCCACAAGGACGGCCAGATCCGAGCCGGTGAGCTGCTTCTCGACCGACTGCCCACCGGTGCCCGGGTCCTCGACGTCGGCTGCGGCACAGGTGTGCCGACCGCCCGCCAGCTGGTGGACGGGGGATGCGCAGTGACCGGCATCGACATCTCATCGCGCATGCTCGAGCTTGCTCGCCGTAACGTGCCGGAAGCGACGTTCGAGCAGCGGGACGCTGTGGACATCGACGCGCGCTGGGGCCCGTGTGACGCGGTCGTGGCGTTCTTCTCGTTGCTGATGTTGCCGCGGCAGGAGATCGTCCAGGTCCTGGCCCGGATCCGTGAGGTGCTGGTGCCGGCGGGGTGGGTGGCCATGAGCATGGTGGAAGGCGACATCGACGACCAGCCGGTGCCCTTCCTCGGCGTGCCGGTCCGAGTGACCGGCTGGCCGCGCGAGGAATTGCGTCGCGTCATCATCGACGCCGGTTTCACCGTCGAGATCGAAGACGTGCGCTCCTACCGATCGTCGAGCCCCGATGTTGCACCGGAGACCCAGCTGTTCCTCCTCGCCCGCCGAAGGTGACCGGTCGCGCGGTCGCCTCCGCTTTTCGACACGGAGGCGTCGGCATTCGTCGGGATGACCCGACAGGCCTCAGGGCGATACCGCCCGAATCGCGTACATCAGCGGAGTCCGCGGCATGTCGTCTGGCATCTGCCACCACCCTCGGTCGGTGGGCACCATGGCACTCCAGCGTGGCCACGGGAGCTGATCGATCTCCCGCAGCGTGGTGGTGTTGAGCCCGGCACCGGCGAGAGCGGTGACCAGCTCGCCGAGGCCGTGTGGCCACTCGTAGCTGACCGTCGGCCCGCTCAGCGCCGGCCCGTCCGTGTAGGTGTGGGCCTCGTCCAGCTCTAGCGGGCCGCGTCCGGGCAGGGAGTCGAAGCGAAGTACCAGGTCCGTGCTGGTGTCAGCGACCGGCAGCAGGCCGAGGGCCATGTGCACCGGGTGAAAGTCGATGATGTACACCAGTCCGCCGGGCTTGAGGAGCCGAGTGAGCACCGCGGCCCAGCGGTCGAGGTCTGGCAGGTACTGGAGGGCACCCTTGCCGGTGTAGATCACGTCGAACCGCCGGCCGGCGAGGGCGTCTGCTGCGTCGTAGACGTTGGCGTGCACGTACTCGATGTCGTGCCCGGATAGTTCGGCGATCCGGCGAGCCTGCCGGATCGCCTCGCCGGACAAGTCGACGCCGACCACGCGAGCGCCGCGCTGGGCGAAGGCCGCGGTCTCGTTCCCCAGATGACACTGCAGGTGCAGGACGTCGCGATCGGCCAGGTCGCCCAGATCTCCCCACTCGAACTCGGCGAACCACCAATCCGCGTCCTTGCTGCCGATCCCATAGAAGTCACTGGCGAGGTGCACCGGTGTCCGGGCATCCCAGTTCTCCTCGATTGCTCGCATCTGGCGGGTGGTGGACTCGCTGAAGTGGTCCGTCATGCCCCCATCCAGCCAGAGCCTCGCGTTGAGAGTCCAGAGCCGCACGGCTGGCAGATCCGTGCTCGTTCGACCGCGCTGATGGAGCGCGGTGTGAAGCTAGAGACCGTTAACGGCGGGAGTTCCGTGGCCTGCTGACAGCCGGCGCGGCGCGCGTTATGCCATAGCCATGAGGTACGCCCAGGGCGGCGGGCTGACCGCCGTGGACTGCGTCCGGCGAGAGCAGGTACGGCTGGAAGCCGCGGCGTGGATCGAGGAGGGCGCCACCGACGCCGAGGTGGCCGCCCGCTTCCGGGTCACCCGGATGTCGGCCAACCGCTGGCGCCGCGCGCTGGCCGACGGCGGCCGCCCGGCGCTGGCCTCCAAGGGCCCGGGCGGGGCCCGCTGCCGGCTCACCCCGGCTCAGCTTGAGGAGCTGCAGGCGCTTCTCGAGGCCGGCCCGGGTGCCT
This region of Geodermatophilus bullaregiensis genomic DNA includes:
- a CDS encoding class I SAM-dependent DNA methyltransferase, giving the protein MSEQPEPLSDWAHRQREQAAGFDAVGARYDELFPHKDGQIRAGELLLDRLPTGARVLDVGCGTGVPTARQLVDGGCAVTGIDISSRMLELARRNVPEATFEQRDAVDIDARWGPCDAVVAFFSLLMLPRQEIVQVLARIREVLVPAGWVAMSMVEGDIDDQPVPFLGVPVRVTGWPREELRRVIIDAGFTVEIEDVRSYRSSSPDVAPETQLFLLARRR
- a CDS encoding class I SAM-dependent methyltransferase; translated protein: MTDHFSESTTRQMRAIEENWDARTPVHLASDFYGIGSKDADWWFAEFEWGDLGDLADRDVLHLQCHLGNETAAFAQRGARVVGVDLSGEAIRQARRIAELSGHDIEYVHANVYDAADALAGRRFDVIYTGKGALQYLPDLDRWAAVLTRLLKPGGLVYIIDFHPVHMALGLLPVADTSTDLVLRFDSLPGRGPLELDEAHTYTDGPALSGPTVSYEWPHGLGELVTALAGAGLNTTTLREIDQLPWPRWSAMVPTDRGWWQMPDDMPRTPLMYAIRAVSP
- a CDS encoding winged helix-turn-helix domain-containing protein; the protein is MRYAQGGGLTAVDCVRREQVRLEAAAWIEEGATDAEVAARFRVTRMSANRWRRALADGGRPALASKGPGGARCRLTPAQLEELQALLEAGPGAWGWTDQCWTLARIAAVVRERFGVDYTLPGVDLLLHRIGWSVQVPARRAAERNEEQIAAWREETWPQIKRPRRTWAPG
- a CDS encoding transposase — its product is MNPSGGVGGDDVAGDRRPAGRRSRSGADAARTAAAAGPAAEVNSLSATERDETARAQWHSEVATTDPARLVFIDECSTHASMTRRRARAARGVRARGAVPRNRGAVTTLITGLALSGMSPAMTVEGGTTAAVFAAYLQQVLLPSLRPRQVVVVDNVVHTSPAPHEIGRGQARKDSQPVAGGVPTGRVWSRSRTAGSCASNQATS
- a CDS encoding tyrosine-type recombinase/integrase produces the protein MRDAEERDSTTPRRRTAGNKKRASGESSIYRDEDGRWHGFVSMGKKENGRRDRRHVSGAKRADVVAKVRAIEAKRDAGVVDAAGRAPTVGEWLDHWLDNIAARKVRARTLESYRSTVRLHLRPGIGHHRLDRLQPEHLERLYGALSDKGLSPASILRAHRVLSRALRVASQRAKVARNVATLVDPPTVKRPETALPLSAQEARKVMAAAQTHRNAARWTVALAVGLRQSEALALRWSDVDLDNGTLSVRRGLHRVSGQGLVYEEPKADRSRRNLALPAQLVDALKAQRAAQLEERIAAGPLWEDHDLVFAQPNGRPIERKSDWRAWKALLRQAGVREVRLHDGRHTAATLLLSEGVHPRVVMEVLGHAQMRTTTDTYSHVMPALGRDAADRMGSALWD
- a CDS encoding helix-turn-helix domain-containing protein, whose product is MADPQRLQDGPTSEPLLLTPEEAAQVLRIGRTTIYALMKAGDLRPVHIGRSCRISRAELERYVRRLRTPPPSVLARPRRPRRTSTNQRGLFELTSDSVERA